Proteins encoded within one genomic window of Lysinibacillus louembei:
- a CDS encoding spore germination protein gives MVLLKIIIRTSSGKLRKKINTKYSSNAQYTLQLLQLLSDHSSDIVFQRKLTSEGPVTIIFSSSLIEKMTLQAVVLAPLSHSIHQIQQTAEQLAYNQIAKLENKINAGYTILYFHETKQFLALDTYSAPVRAIAETEVESTVIGPQDAFTETLTTNISLIRRRIQEHSLKNESICLGSQNQYQISIMYMDNIVNKKLLKRLRKRLQQIEVPPLLDITVLKQLIEDNPLSPFPQYYISVRPDTITHYLLDGRIALLMDNSPTVIICPTSFFEMFTTIEDYYNRWTTATLLRSLRFFGFFLTIMITPMYISTLTFHPELLPYELLLNLQESRSQVPFPPLFEVLFIELIIEVLREAGSRMPAKVGQTIGIVGGIVIGTAAVEAGLISNILIVLVATSALLSFLPPIFLMSNTSRLVRYFFIIAAGLFGLFGQMLAFAWLIIHLLSIRSLGEPYIAPFIPRKWTDLFNSVVRFPMNFLKNRMGISKSQKS, from the coding sequence ATGGTATTATTGAAAATAATAATTCGAACTTCATCTGGTAAGTTGCGTAAAAAAATCAATACAAAATATAGCAGCAATGCGCAATATACATTACAGCTTCTACAGCTCCTCTCCGATCATTCTAGCGATATCGTTTTTCAAAGAAAATTAACGAGTGAAGGGCCTGTAACCATTATATTTTCAAGCTCGCTTATTGAAAAAATGACTTTACAAGCAGTCGTGCTTGCACCGTTATCTCACTCTATACATCAAATTCAACAAACTGCTGAGCAACTAGCATATAACCAAATTGCTAAGCTTGAAAATAAAATTAATGCAGGCTATACAATTTTATATTTTCATGAAACAAAGCAGTTTTTAGCACTCGACACATATAGTGCACCGGTTCGTGCTATTGCAGAGACAGAGGTTGAATCAACTGTCATCGGTCCGCAAGATGCATTTACAGAGACATTAACAACAAATATTTCATTGATACGAAGACGTATTCAAGAGCATTCCTTGAAAAACGAGAGCATTTGCCTCGGCTCTCAAAACCAATATCAAATTTCGATTATGTATATGGACAATATCGTCAATAAAAAGTTGTTGAAAAGGCTGAGAAAACGCCTTCAGCAAATTGAGGTACCGCCATTATTAGATATTACGGTGTTAAAACAGCTGATTGAGGATAATCCTCTTTCTCCTTTTCCTCAATATTATATAAGTGTAAGACCTGATACCATTACACACTATTTATTAGATGGGCGAATTGCTTTATTAATGGATAATAGTCCAACAGTCATTATATGTCCGACGTCTTTTTTCGAAATGTTTACTACGATTGAGGATTATTACAATCGTTGGACAACCGCTACATTGTTACGCTCCCTACGATTTTTTGGCTTTTTTTTAACGATTATGATTACACCGATGTATATATCAACATTGACCTTTCACCCTGAATTATTGCCCTATGAGCTATTGTTGAATCTACAGGAATCTAGAAGTCAGGTGCCTTTTCCGCCATTGTTTGAAGTGTTGTTTATTGAGTTAATTATTGAAGTATTACGTGAGGCAGGTTCACGAATGCCCGCAAAGGTTGGTCAAACAATTGGTATTGTTGGTGGTATCGTAATTGGCACAGCGGCTGTTGAAGCAGGGTTAATTAGTAATATTTTAATTGTGCTTGTGGCAACATCTGCACTACTATCTTTTTTACCTCCTATTTTTTTAATGAGCAATACAAGTAGATTAGTTCGTTATTTTTTTATTATTGCGGCAGGCTTATTCGGCTTGTTTGGACAAATGTTAGCATTTGCATGGCTTATCATCCATTTATTAAGCATTCGCTCGTTAGGAGAGCCTTATATAGCGCCCTTTATTCCACGTAAATGGACAGATTTATTCAATAGTGTGGTTCGCTTTCCAATGAATTT
- a CDS encoding metallophosphoesterase family protein codes for MEKVFVIADIHGHYSQLEKLLTQWRPEEEQLIFLGDYIDRGQESLAVLQKVKSLTEQGAIALTGNHEQLFLRWLADVEYTHYLGNNIGGTATITSFQQPEWTANTPEETAQNITQHYPELVQWMKALPLFYRWDQYFFVHGGIDPEKEDAAQTEPRDLIWIRDKFHHTPHVAKETVIFGHTPTPYLNEDGTGKLWISPCGKKIGLDGGVIMQGGQLNGIVLTQGTNEIIVHSVMGDHLTTVTKMLPATSC; via the coding sequence ATGGAAAAGGTGTTTGTCATAGCAGATATACATGGTCACTATAGTCAGCTAGAGAAATTGTTAACACAATGGCGGCCAGAGGAAGAGCAGCTGATATTTTTAGGAGATTATATCGATCGAGGGCAGGAGAGCTTAGCGGTTTTACAGAAAGTTAAATCACTGACAGAACAAGGTGCTATTGCATTAACAGGCAATCATGAGCAGTTATTTTTAAGATGGCTAGCTGATGTTGAGTATACGCATTACCTAGGAAATAATATCGGTGGAACAGCGACGATTACTAGCTTCCAGCAACCCGAATGGACTGCAAATACACCTGAGGAAACAGCGCAAAACATTACACAACATTATCCTGAGCTAGTACAATGGATGAAAGCTTTGCCACTATTTTATCGCTGGGATCAATATTTCTTTGTGCATGGTGGCATTGACCCTGAAAAAGAGGATGCAGCACAAACAGAGCCACGCGATTTAATATGGATTCGCGATAAATTTCACCATACACCGCATGTGGCAAAGGAAACCGTTATATTTGGGCATACACCAACACCTTATTTAAATGAAGACGGCACAGGAAAGCTATGGATTTCTCCTTGTGGTAAAAAGATAGGTCTTGATGGCGGTGTCATTATGCAAGGTGGTCAATTAAACGGCATTGTATTAACACAAGGAACGAATGAAATCATTGTGCACTCTGTTATGGGAGATCACTTAACAACGGTAACTAAAATGCTTCCAGCAACGTCTTGTTAA
- a CDS encoding OsmC family protein — MQHTFVLQTKWDGGRNAVGDLQAQRLQTQISIPPEMDGPGIGTNPDEMLLGAAATCYIISLAAMLERAAIKATIDMQSDGIVDVTNGVFTYQQIIHKLTLKLAERTEKNEKMAERLAFKAESTCMISKALKGNVEVLVKLTIE; from the coding sequence ATGCAACATACATTTGTTTTACAGACGAAATGGGATGGTGGAAGGAATGCAGTAGGTGATTTGCAGGCACAGCGTTTACAGACGCAAATATCCATTCCACCTGAAATGGATGGCCCAGGCATTGGAACAAACCCAGATGAAATGCTGCTAGGTGCAGCAGCAACATGCTATATTATTTCGCTTGCAGCCATGCTGGAAAGAGCAGCTATCAAGGCGACAATCGATATGCAGTCAGATGGTATTGTCGATGTAACGAATGGCGTTTTTACATATCAACAAATTATTCATAAGTTAACGCTCAAGCTTGCTGAGCGCACAGAGAAAAATGAAAAAATGGCAGAGCGACTTGCATTTAAGGCAGAATCTACTTGCATGATTAGCAAGGCATTAAAAGGCAATGTAGAGGTATTGGTGAAATTAACGATCGAGTAA
- a CDS encoding ABC1 kinase family protein, with the protein MSGLHFVIQVVLFSIVIFFLSGRLIGSQVNLLRRILSVVLSVALTTFVFWYTYVRGTDYWTGDMVQNVINVATLLWVGSMLLISMLFYLLFELFDPIAIDENGVRIKGRKSLIMRVIQQWRRQKRLRQVVQIAVTNGITRTVKYARNRDNDRELAIALRDTLEQCGGIFIKFGQVLSTRKELFSPVFIDELEKLQQNVKPLTEEQVNAVLQANLAQPMEEVFSYFSQEPIAAASIGQVHKAVLRATNEQVAVKLLRPDVKEIMRDDLSILVEFAQWVSSKSMWAENLGFRDLAIGFASSLMEEIDFQIEARNTQQVANVLRGSEYKVYIPKIYTQYSNSNILVMEYIDGKSVAQADTLYEHFQIDRHLLAKNLFHSFLEQALVSGIFHADPHPGNIYITSRTGMLTMLDFGAVGRLAEKQQDGLKQFLIGIALNDASVVYEGITELVDNAMEVNEEEVEQAIGQVLLKISYAENVQTDELIYSIFSIVREFGLHFYPSVSTALRALVTLDGTLSIIDPKFAIFQEAREFSSHYIEASMKRPFKEPLATKNRLEEELALILPMVRKIPRRMNRMFKKMESGKIILHHDVFSDKHNAMFVTQLFSRFVLLFVGITFGIISVALLAISQFMHTAYAIYLNTIAYVGLFLCAILLVRLSIQAIRDMKRT; encoded by the coding sequence ATGAGCGGCTTACATTTTGTTATACAAGTTGTGTTATTTTCCATCGTCATCTTTTTTCTGAGCGGACGTTTAATTGGCTCACAAGTTAATTTATTACGAAGAATTTTATCCGTTGTTTTAAGTGTTGCATTAACGACATTTGTTTTTTGGTACACATATGTACGAGGAACGGATTATTGGACAGGTGATATGGTGCAAAATGTCATCAATGTCGCAACATTGCTATGGGTCGGTAGTATGCTGCTGATTTCAATGTTATTTTATTTATTATTTGAGCTATTTGACCCGATTGCAATTGACGAAAATGGCGTACGCATCAAAGGAAGAAAATCCTTGATTATGCGTGTTATACAGCAATGGCGTAGGCAAAAGCGGCTACGGCAAGTTGTCCAAATTGCCGTAACAAACGGCATTACACGTACTGTGAAATATGCGCGCAATCGAGATAACGACCGTGAATTAGCGATTGCCCTACGTGATACACTAGAGCAATGTGGCGGTATTTTTATTAAATTTGGGCAAGTGTTATCAACACGTAAGGAATTATTTTCACCTGTCTTTATTGACGAGCTTGAAAAGCTACAGCAAAATGTTAAGCCTTTAACAGAGGAGCAAGTCAACGCTGTATTACAAGCCAACTTAGCACAGCCAATGGAAGAAGTATTTTCATACTTTAGTCAAGAGCCTATTGCAGCTGCGTCCATTGGGCAAGTCCACAAAGCGGTATTGCGTGCTACAAATGAGCAAGTAGCTGTGAAGCTGTTGCGCCCTGATGTGAAGGAAATTATGCGAGATGATTTAAGCATTTTAGTAGAATTTGCACAATGGGTATCAAGCAAATCGATGTGGGCTGAAAATTTAGGCTTCCGCGATTTAGCGATTGGCTTTGCTTCCTCATTGATGGAGGAAATTGATTTTCAAATTGAAGCACGCAATACGCAGCAAGTTGCGAATGTACTGCGAGGAAGCGAGTATAAAGTTTATATTCCTAAAATTTATACACAATATAGCAATTCCAATATTTTAGTGATGGAATATATAGATGGGAAATCAGTTGCACAGGCAGACACATTATATGAGCATTTTCAAATTGACCGTCATTTGCTAGCGAAAAATTTATTTCATAGCTTTTTAGAGCAAGCTTTAGTGTCAGGCATTTTTCATGCAGACCCGCATCCAGGAAATATTTATATTACAAGCCGTACAGGGATGCTGACGATGCTTGATTTTGGTGCAGTTGGACGCCTTGCAGAAAAGCAGCAGGATGGCTTAAAGCAATTTTTAATTGGTATTGCCTTGAATGATGCCAGCGTAGTTTATGAGGGAATTACGGAATTGGTAGATAATGCGATGGAAGTGAATGAGGAAGAGGTGGAGCAGGCAATAGGGCAAGTGTTGCTGAAAATTTCCTATGCAGAGAATGTGCAAACAGATGAGCTAATCTATTCCATCTTCTCAATTGTCCGCGAGTTTGGCTTGCACTTTTATCCGTCTGTTAGTACTGCATTGCGTGCGCTTGTTACATTGGATGGGACGTTAAGCATAATCGATCCGAAGTTTGCCATTTTCCAAGAGGCAAGAGAGTTTTCAAGCCATTATATTGAAGCGAGCATGAAGCGCCCATTTAAAGAGCCCTTAGCGACAAAAAATCGCTTAGAGGAAGAGCTAGCACTCATTTTGCCAATGGTGAGAAAAATACCGCGCCGTATGAATAGAATGTTTAAAAAGATGGAGAGCGGTAAAATCATTTTGCATCATGATGTATTTTCGGATAAGCATAATGCGATGTTCGTGACACAATTATTTTCACGCTTTGTTTTGCTTTTTGTCGGCATTACATTTGGTATTATTTCAGTTGCACTGCTTGCCATTTCGCAATTTATGCATACAGCCTATGCTATTTATTTAAATACGATTGCTTATGTTGGGTTATTTTTATGTGCAATTTTACTTGTGCGTTTATCAATTCAAGCGATTCGTGATATGAAGAGAACATAG
- a CDS encoding IS1182 family transposase gives MFKDYNMNQLVLPLDVEIKLQEHDIAFSIHQLVESIPTEAFAPFLQQTGCPAYHPRMMLKLILCGYTQSAFSGRRIEDLTKDSLRMMWLAQGYQPSYRTINRFRVHPLTKELLRQCFVQFRCQLVKEDLIAQEAIFIDGTKIEATANKFTFVWKRSIEKYEASLVEKSNQLYEELLQQQIIPAIEQEVETQLSITELKQVAEKLEEVVADYTERIEQSEKAQERKQLRSERKTPKQQWKQVNEWITRKQKYERDFAIFGKRNSYAKTDPDATFMRMKDDYMQNGQLKAGYNLQIATEGQYTLAYGIYANPTDTKTLIPFLDEIERRYFQLPQHIVADAGYGSEPNYEDVRNNRKCEPVIPYTHYRKEQSKKYQQDPFRTSNWMYDEELDTYICPYQQKVTFRYESTQEDKEGFQRTFRIYECEDCTGCPFREKCTKAQEGKSRKIKVNENWEQQKAYVRTKLSEAKAGTLYRQRKVDVEPVFGCLKANLGFTRFSVRGQSKVENEIGFALMAVNLRKYRWKRKSSSSSSFHTSKNRNHLMRFRFFVWTRTIYVPASLYVVVRINHIATLRTEFWYCPIGLPATFITFNICRLCCATFFTKLTFILCAT, from the coding sequence ATGTTTAAAGATTATAACATGAATCAATTAGTTTTACCGCTGGATGTTGAAATAAAATTACAAGAACACGATATCGCCTTCTCTATTCATCAATTAGTGGAAAGTATCCCCACAGAAGCTTTCGCTCCTTTTCTGCAACAAACCGGCTGTCCAGCCTATCACCCACGTATGATGCTCAAGCTCATTTTATGTGGCTATACCCAATCAGCGTTCTCTGGTCGCCGAATTGAAGACCTGACGAAAGATAGCCTTCGTATGATGTGGCTTGCGCAAGGCTATCAACCAAGTTACCGTACCATCAATCGTTTCCGTGTCCACCCATTGACAAAGGAATTGCTTCGTCAATGTTTCGTGCAATTCCGTTGTCAACTGGTGAAGGAGGACCTGATTGCGCAAGAAGCCATTTTTATTGACGGCACGAAAATCGAAGCAACTGCGAACAAATTCACCTTTGTGTGGAAACGTTCGATTGAAAAATATGAAGCGAGTTTGGTGGAAAAATCAAACCAGCTGTATGAGGAATTACTGCAACAACAAATTATACCAGCCATCGAACAAGAAGTGGAAACGCAGCTGTCCATCACTGAATTAAAGCAGGTGGCAGAAAAATTAGAAGAAGTCGTAGCCGACTATACAGAAAGAATCGAGCAATCCGAAAAGGCACAAGAGCGAAAGCAGCTACGAAGTGAACGAAAAACACCGAAACAACAATGGAAGCAAGTAAACGAGTGGATCACCCGCAAACAGAAATATGAACGAGATTTTGCGATTTTCGGCAAACGGAATAGCTATGCCAAAACAGACCCTGATGCAACTTTTATGCGCATGAAGGATGACTACATGCAAAATGGCCAATTAAAAGCGGGCTACAATTTACAAATTGCGACAGAGGGACAGTACACATTGGCTTATGGCATTTATGCGAATCCAACGGATACGAAAACGTTGATTCCCTTCTTGGATGAAATCGAGAGACGCTATTTTCAATTGCCACAACATATCGTAGCCGATGCCGGCTATGGTAGTGAGCCAAACTATGAAGATGTACGAAACAACCGAAAGTGTGAACCTGTGATTCCCTATACGCATTATCGAAAAGAGCAAAGCAAAAAATACCAACAAGACCCCTTCCGAACAAGTAACTGGATGTATGATGAAGAGTTGGATACCTATATCTGTCCATACCAGCAAAAAGTAACGTTCCGCTATGAGTCAACACAAGAAGACAAAGAAGGATTCCAACGAACGTTTCGTATCTATGAATGCGAAGACTGTACCGGTTGTCCATTTCGAGAGAAATGTACGAAAGCCCAAGAAGGCAAGTCACGGAAAATCAAGGTAAATGAAAACTGGGAACAACAAAAAGCATATGTACGTACAAAGCTTTCAGAAGCCAAAGCAGGAACTCTCTACCGTCAACGAAAAGTAGATGTAGAACCAGTTTTTGGCTGTCTGAAGGCTAATTTAGGTTTTACTCGCTTTTCGGTTCGTGGTCAATCGAAGGTGGAAAACGAAATCGGCTTCGCTTTGATGGCCGTGAATCTACGAAAGTATAGGTGGAAGAGGAAATCTTCTTCCAGTTCTTCCTTTCACACATCAAAAAATCGAAATCACCTGATGCGATTTCGATTTTTTGTATGGACTAGAACTATTTATGTCCCAGCCTCTTTATACGTGGTCGTTCGCATCAATCACATCGCCACACTCCGGACAGAATTTTGGTACTGTCCCATCGGCTTGCCAGCCACATTTATCACATTTAATATTTGCAGGCTTTGCTGCGCCACATTCTTTACAAAACTTACCTTCATTTTGTGTGCCACATGA
- the hutH gene encoding histidine ammonia-lyase, with product MIILNGSDLTIEQMKAILYKGETVAIDEAAKQRVLKSREHVERIVRDDKTVYGINTGFGKFSDVKIEEAEVGALQINLIRSHACGFGELFPEVVTRAMTVLRLNALLKGFSGIRYEVLERLAMMVNEKIHPAIPQQGSLGASGDLAPLSHLVLTLIGEGEVLRDGQVLAAKDVWSKYDVAPIVLQAKEGLALINGTQAMTAQGVVNYIEAEKLAYASEWISGLTLESLRGIKDAFHPAVHEVRGFKEQSDVAARMRELFEGSELMTAQGELRVQDPYSLRCIPQIHGASWQVLNYVKEKLEIEMNAATDNPLIFDEEDIVISGGNFHGQPIAFAMDFLKIGVSELANVSERRIERLVNPALSEGLPAFLSAHQGLQSGAMILQYAAASLVSENKTLAHPASVDSIPSSANQEDHVSMGTTGARHAYNIIANTRRVLAIEAFCAATAVEYRGVEKMAPKLHEKWQEIREIAAGITEDRVFNKDVEKIAQYLMP from the coding sequence ATGATAATTTTAAATGGCAGTGATTTAACAATTGAACAAATGAAAGCGATTTTATATAAAGGTGAAACGGTAGCAATTGATGAGGCAGCAAAGCAACGCGTTTTAAAAAGCCGTGAGCATGTAGAGCGCATCGTACGCGATGATAAAACAGTGTATGGTATTAATACAGGCTTTGGGAAATTTAGCGACGTAAAAATTGAAGAGGCGGAAGTCGGCGCATTACAAATTAATTTAATCCGCTCACATGCTTGTGGCTTCGGTGAATTATTCCCAGAAGTAGTGACGCGTGCAATGACAGTGCTACGTTTAAATGCCTTATTGAAAGGGTTTTCAGGTATTCGCTATGAGGTATTAGAGCGCCTTGCAATGATGGTTAATGAAAAAATTCATCCAGCGATTCCACAGCAAGGCTCGCTTGGCGCATCAGGTGACCTAGCGCCATTATCTCATTTAGTCTTAACATTAATCGGTGAGGGCGAAGTGTTGCGCGATGGTCAAGTGTTGGCGGCTAAGGATGTGTGGAGCAAATACGATGTTGCCCCAATCGTTTTACAGGCAAAGGAAGGTCTTGCTTTAATTAATGGTACACAAGCAATGACAGCACAAGGCGTTGTTAACTATATTGAAGCAGAAAAGCTAGCATATGCGAGTGAATGGATTAGCGGCTTAACATTGGAAAGCTTGCGTGGAATTAAAGATGCATTCCACCCAGCTGTGCATGAGGTGCGTGGCTTTAAAGAGCAAAGCGATGTAGCAGCACGTATGCGCGAGTTGTTTGAAGGTAGCGAGCTAATGACAGCACAAGGTGAACTACGCGTTCAAGATCCATATTCATTACGCTGTATTCCACAAATTCATGGAGCAAGCTGGCAAGTATTAAATTACGTGAAAGAAAAGCTAGAAATCGAAATGAATGCAGCAACGGACAATCCATTAATTTTCGATGAAGAGGATATCGTCATTTCAGGTGGTAACTTCCATGGGCAACCAATTGCCTTTGCGATGGATTTCTTAAAAATCGGCGTATCGGAATTAGCAAATGTATCAGAGCGTCGCATTGAGCGTTTAGTAAACCCAGCATTAAGTGAGGGGCTACCAGCATTTTTAAGCGCACATCAAGGTCTGCAATCAGGTGCAATGATTTTACAATATGCGGCAGCTAGCCTTGTATCAGAAAATAAAACATTAGCACATCCAGCCTCTGTCGATTCGATTCCGTCTTCTGCTAACCAAGAGGATCATGTTAGCATGGGAACAACAGGCGCACGTCATGCCTATAATATTATTGCGAATACGCGCCGTGTACTAGCAATTGAAGCATTTTGCGCAGCGACAGCTGTTGAGTATCGAGGTGTGGAAAAAATGGCACCAAAGCTACATGAAAAATGGCAGGAAATTCGTGAGATTGCAGCGGGTATTACAGAGGACCGTGTTTTCAATAAAGATGTTGAGAAAATTGCACAATATTTAATGCCTTAA
- a CDS encoding 5'-3' exonuclease, translating into MEKPHLLIVDGMALLFRSFFASAAMNQYIRLDDGTPTNGVQGFARHVLTAQNLMQPTHVAVCWDMGMHTFRNDLFDGYKANRPAPPEEMLPQFDMAKDVSQLIGWKNFGISGLEADDLIGSMIEKWKSDANITVISGDRDLLQLLNPATTLAFTKKGYTEYDTYTEQRFREEYGIAPKQFAEVKAFMGDTSDGYPGVKGIGPKTALQLIQTYHSIEGVLAAIDELKPAQRTKINDNMDMLKLSHQLATIQCDAAIEAELHELAVPAFSDSVVLQLENRGLRLITRHARSLGL; encoded by the coding sequence ATGGAAAAACCACATTTACTCATTGTTGATGGCATGGCATTATTGTTTCGCTCATTTTTCGCCTCTGCGGCAATGAACCAATATATTCGCTTAGATGATGGTACGCCAACAAACGGTGTACAAGGCTTTGCACGCCATGTGCTGACAGCGCAAAATTTAATGCAGCCGACACATGTCGCCGTATGCTGGGATATGGGGATGCATACATTCCGCAATGATTTATTCGATGGCTATAAGGCGAACCGACCTGCTCCACCTGAGGAAATGCTACCGCAATTCGATATGGCAAAGGATGTATCACAGTTGATTGGCTGGAAAAACTTCGGCATTAGTGGCTTAGAGGCGGATGATTTAATTGGCTCGATGATTGAAAAATGGAAGAGCGATGCGAATATTACAGTCATCAGTGGTGATCGTGATCTATTGCAATTGCTCAATCCTGCGACAACTTTAGCTTTTACGAAAAAAGGCTATACTGAATATGATACGTATACAGAGCAGCGCTTCCGTGAGGAATACGGCATCGCACCAAAGCAATTTGCAGAAGTAAAGGCATTTATGGGCGATACGAGCGATGGTTATCCGGGTGTCAAAGGCATTGGCCCGAAAACGGCTTTGCAGCTTATTCAAACATATCACTCAATTGAAGGAGTATTAGCAGCAATTGATGAATTGAAGCCTGCACAGCGCACGAAAATTAATGATAATATGGATATGCTAAAGCTATCGCATCAACTGGCAACAATTCAATGTGATGCAGCAATTGAAGCAGAGCTACATGAGTTAGCTGTGCCAGCATTTAGTGACTCAGTTGTATTGCAATTGGAAAATCGCGGCTTGCGCTTAATTACGCGCCACGCAAGATCTTTAGGATTATAG
- the thiW gene encoding energy coupling factor transporter S component ThiW: MSVRKLTLMALFVAIAVAGSMFVAIPTGIARAYPIQHAVNVVSAIFLGPVPAVIIAFVTALVRIFTGTGSLLAIPGSVIGAFLAAMAYKYSGKAWLAGVGEVIGTGIIASLVAVPYAKILMGTSVAAFAFMPAFFVSSAIGAILGVIIAASLRNTVLAKHFQTI, translated from the coding sequence ATGTCAGTTCGTAAATTAACGCTGATGGCGTTATTTGTTGCTATCGCAGTAGCAGGTTCTATGTTTGTAGCAATTCCTACAGGGATAGCCCGTGCCTATCCAATTCAGCATGCGGTCAATGTTGTAAGTGCTATTTTTTTAGGGCCAGTGCCAGCAGTAATCATAGCTTTTGTTACAGCTTTAGTACGTATTTTTACAGGGACAGGCTCATTGCTGGCGATTCCTGGTAGTGTTATAGGGGCCTTTTTAGCTGCAATGGCGTATAAGTATAGCGGTAAAGCATGGTTAGCTGGTGTCGGTGAAGTTATTGGCACAGGTATTATTGCGTCATTAGTTGCTGTTCCATATGCCAAAATACTAATGGGTACATCTGTCGCAGCGTTTGCTTTTATGCCAGCCTTTTTCGTCTCGAGTGCAATCGGTGCGATATTAGGTGTAATTATTGCGGCGAGCTTACGCAATACAGTGTTAGCAAAACATTTTCAAACAATATAA